Proteins encoded in a region of the Neodiprion lecontei isolate iyNeoLeco1 chromosome 5, iyNeoLeco1.1, whole genome shotgun sequence genome:
- the LOC107217642 gene encoding class E basic helix-loop-helix protein 23 isoform X2, which translates to MRSYDGESSSGDEDDRREGGPHDAHIQQGTWQRSSSHPTWAWDHRAALPSQGTGSLESMVYPPPGASHPSTGLSSSTGYSSEHPQGTAGRRTPLGAVGLGGFYFQQQPQPQSSAASLSDENRPDHERPGVSRLNCSPSKTKTTRQGKSVRLNINARERRRMHDLNDALDELRSVIPYAHSPSVRKLSKIATLLLAKNYILMQGNALEELRRVIAVLQSPHAHTTALPPTPASYDLLHGFPGKLFQGVQGVVQGTGTVNVSTSNSSQAVSAGGGLVDSGGGSGEST; encoded by the exons atgagATCTTACGACGGTGAAAGCAGCTCGGGTGACGAAGACGATCGCAGGGAGGGTGGTCCTCACGATGCTCACATTCAACAAGGCACCTGGCAACGGTCTTCGTCCCATCCAACATGGGCGTGGGATCATCGAGCCGct CTGCCGTCTCAGGGAACAGGGTCACTTGAGTCGATGGTATACCCGCCCCCCGGAGCCTCGCATCCAAGTACAGGGCTATCCTCGTCGACAGGCTATTCATCGGAACACCCGCAGGGAACAGCGGGTCGACGAACACCCCTGGGAGCTGTAGGTCTCGGTGGATTTTACTTCCAACAACAGCCGCAGCCGCAGTCATCTGCGGCCAGTTTGTCCGACGAGAATAGACCCGACCACGAAAG ACCTGGTGTATCGCGGCTGAATTGCAGTCCCTCGAAAACCAAAACAACAAGACAGGGGAAAAGCGTACGTCTGAACATAAACGCGAGAGAACGCCGCAGGATGCATGACCTGAATGACGCCCTGGACGAACTTCGTTCCGTTATACCATATGCTCACAGTCCATCCGTGAGAAAGCTATCGAAAATCGCTACCCTgcttttggcaaaaaattacaTACTCATGCAAG GCAACGCTCTTGAGGAACTGAGACGTGTCATTGCTGTTCTCCAGTCGCCGCATGCGCACACAACCGCCTTACCACCAACCCCTGCATCCTACGATCTTTTGCACGGTTTTCCGGGAAAACTGTTCCAGGGAGTTCAAGGCGTGGTTCAAGGAACCGGTACGGTGAACGTTTCCACGTCGAACTCTTCTCAAGCAGTAAGTGCTGGCGGTGGGCTGGTGGACAGTGGCGGCGGGAGCGGCGAATCGACGTAG
- the LOC107217650 gene encoding uncharacterized protein LOC107217650 produces MESLSAPDRGVNVDREDARTSEPGSSSLGSTTTEGNPESGTSSLVPEPSEHQQAISVPADFLPIKMEIKKMGVEISDERAEQLKNDVRRLSPEVVSLRERTLGEISLTPDSTFYEVASDANDEEISTEQKGSESTPSSAEKHLIAEEDLRVQLSRHQETEHESSSWWSRKVKCDSEVVSGEELVMIARNDEKAENSESGSVGEVEYGVGRTEQTPSSPRAVIQKLVEGEEIVFAGADVACVQLQASSMTNGLDFIVAYPEASPCSSTESAEDPLRDAETETDSDCSSEPAAICAATEPVESLQTRGDSTDIIVDCDRVQSDRPQTFTEDSAESLALAAGAGDEVRSDGSDSGLGGEIAGEPGPAPAPESDSETSFLDRIPNEILSNKDKASEQLETFVPVKGDAEMMTGSEVHRPDLLAIPILPALQIPPKSSLKRRLTDCMEGEPDAKRLNPDESQKKKRNIQFDAVTVYYFPRAQGFTCVPSQGGSTLGMSAAHTHAERFSLTEHAAEQRRIHRARLAQLRSERAANNVVEAASSSEDPSDDTDEEPSDTEELDIDSYYFLLPVPTWQRRALLRAAGVQKIDTVEKDECRDIRASRKHCGCGCKGYCDPESCPCSRAHVKCQVDRAGFPCGCSRDGCANSSGRIEFNPVRVRTHFIHTLMRLELEKKHRDEDCTDLHDLDAQRGLPVGMDGVEGSCAVNGGGFTTLHYTNPPQEAGSCQQPEIPGTREDSLDLYAIRDDCYQTCSEDTVDSGAQGQPQHHHHHHHHHHHHQRKLLHPTEFVGPPFQQFSNGGDAAHSVQQFQQNTYQDYQSYQTLPSTSRGQFHHQFQSVSHTPQAFSHYGGYVTDPMGAGNVVTSMSVACHQQAPSNYETNYVQQDEGPPSHYTNLNSVQQPTMSSVHHQHHHQHHQQLGKLEPFSELLAGRYSYYGEVESTSHQISYPTVQQPDKANSEDDKSLQHQQPETSQPQMTGQQNSGEDCSDENFGEIIKKSMVETVSA; encoded by the exons ATGGAATCGCTTTCGGCGCCTGACCGCGGTGTAAACGTGGACCGAGAAGATGCGAGAACATCAGAACCGGGTTCGTCTTCGTTAGGGTCGACGACAACCGAAGGCAATCCTGAAAGCGGAACGAGTTCGTTGGTACCTGAACCGAGTGAGCATCAGCAAGCAATTTCAGTTCCTGCCGATTTCCTGCCGATAAAAATGGAGATAAAGAAAATGGGGGTTGAGATATCGGACGAGAGGGCCGAGCAGTTGAAGAACGACGTGAGGAGACTGTCGCCGGAAGTTGTGAGCCTTAGGGAAAGAACCCTCGGTGAAATATCCTTGACACCAGATTCCACCTTCTACGAGGTAGCGAGCGATGCCAACGATGAAGAGATTTCAACCGAGCAAAAAGGCTCAGAATCGACACCCAGTAGTGCCGAGAAGCACCTGATCGCTGAAGAAGACCTTCGAGTCCAGCTTTCGAGGCACCAAGAAACGGAGCATGAGTCGTCGTCGTGGTGGTCCCGAAAAGTGAAGTGCGATTCGGAGGTTGTTAGTGGTGAGGAACTGGTGATGATCGCGAGAAACGATGAGAAGGCTGAGAATAGTGAATCCGGGAGTGTTGGTGAAGTCGAGTACGGTGTTGGCAGGACTGAGCAAACGCCCTCGAGTCCGAGGGCTGTGATTCAAAAACTCGTCGAGGGTGAGGAAATAGTCTTTGCTGGTGCTGACGTCGCCTGCGTCCAGCTCCAGGCCTCGTCGATGACGAATGGTCTCGACTTTATCGTCGCCTATCCGGAAGCAAGTCCCTGCAGCTCGACCGAAAGCGCTGAGGACCCCCTTAGGGACGCTGAAACCGAGACGGACTCGGATTGCAGCTCTGAGCCCGCCGCGATCTGTGCCGCGACGGAGCCCGTTGAGTCGCTTCAAACTCGCGGCGACTCGACGGACATAATCGTCGACTGCGACAGGGTTCAATCGGACAGACCGCAGACCTTCACTGAAGATTCGGCCGAGAGTCTTGCCCTCGCCGCCGGTGCCGGGGACGAAGTTAGGTCAGATGGAAGCGATTCTGGACTAGGCGGCGAAATCGCTGGCGAACCTGGACCAGCTCCTGCCCCAGAAAGTGACTCGGAAACTTCCTTTCTTGACAGGATACCCAACGAAATACTCTCTAATAAGGACAAAG CGTCCGAACAACTGGAGACCTTTGTACCGGTCAAAGGAGACGCGGAAATGATGACTGGGTCTGAGGTGCACAGGCCCGACCTCTTGGCGATCCCGATACTCCCTGCACTTCAAATTCCACCGAAAAGCAGCCTGAAGAGGCGGTTGACGGACTGCATGGAGGGTGAACCAGACGCGAAGAGGTTGAACCCTGACGAGTCGCAGAAAAAGAAGCGGAACATCCAATTCGACGCGGTGACGGTTTACTATTTCCCGAGGGCGCAGGGTTTCACCTGCGTGCCGTCACAG GGAGGAAGCACGCTTGGCATGAGCGCGGCCCACACTCATGCTGAGAGGTTTTCGCTGACGGAACACGCGGCCGAACAGCGACGGATTCACCGTGCCAGGCTAGCTCAGTTGCGCTCAGAACGGGCTGCGAACAACGTTGTTGAAGCTGCTTCGAGCTCCGAAGATCCCAGTGACGACACCGACGAGGAACCCAGTGACACTGAGGAACTCGACATTGACAGCTACTACTTTCTCCTCCCTGTTCCCACCTGGCAGAGACGGGCCCTTCTCAGAGCTGCTGGGGTGCAAAAAATCGACACTGTCGAAAAAGACGAGTGTCGTGACATTCGGGCCAGTAGGAAACACTGCGGCTGTGGGTGCAAAGGCTATTGTGACCCTGAAAGCTGCCCTTGCAGCAGGGCTCACGTTAAATGTCAG GTGGATCGTGCTGGTTTTCCTTGTGGCTGTTCGCGCGACGGCTGCGCGAACAGTTCGGGCAGGATAGAGTTCAACCCAGTAAGAGTTCGGACGCACTTTATTCACACACTGATGCGTTTGGAACTGGAAAAGAAGCACCGAGACGAGGACTGCACTGACCTTCATGACCTTGATGCGCAGCGGGGTTTGCCAGTCGGCATGGATGGCGTCGAAGGTTCCTGCGCGGTGAATGGAGGCGGATTTACGACCTTGCACTACACGAACCCTCCACAGGAAGCCGGCTCCTGTCAGCAGCCCGAGATACCGGGGACCAGGGAAGACAGTCTGGACTTGTACGCCATTCGGGATGACTGTTACCAGACATGCAGTGAGGATACCGTTGATAGCGGAGCTCAAGGTCAGCCGcagcaccaccaccaccaccaccaccaccatcatcatcaccagAGAAAGCTTCTTCATCCAACCGAGTTTGTGGGTCCACCGTTCCAGCAGTTTTCCAACGGCGGAGACGCGGCTCATTCTGTCCAACAGTTCCAGCAGAACACCTACCAGGACTACCAGTCCTACCAAACGCTCCCGTCTACTTCCAGGGGACAGTTTCATCATCAATTTCAATCCGTCAGTCACACGCCTCAAGCGTTTTCTCACTATGGCGGCTACGTCACGGATCCCATG GGTGCCGGTAACGTGGTGACATCGATGTCGGTTGCTTGTCACCAGCAGGCGCCATCTAATTACGAAACAAACTACGTCCAGCAGGACGAGGGCCCGCCGTCACATTATACGAACCTGAACTCTGTTCAGCAGCCAACAATGAGCTCAGTCCACCATCAGCACCACCATCAGCATCACCAGCAGCTCGGGAAACTTGAACCTTTCTCGGAACTGCTGGCGGGTCGTTATTCGTACTACGGCGAAGTGGAGTCGACAAGTCACCAGATCTCGTACCCGACGGTGCAGCAGCCTGACAAAGCAAATTCAGAGGATGACAAATCGCTCCAGCATCAGCAGCCTGAAACCAGCCAGCCGCAAATGACAGGACAGCAAAACAGCGGCGAGGATTGCAGTGACGAGAACTTTggtgaaattataaaaaaatccatGGTTGAAACTGTCTCAGCGTAA
- the LOC107217642 gene encoding class E basic helix-loop-helix protein 23 isoform X1, producing the protein MRSYDGESSSGDEDDRREGGPHDAHIQQGTWQRSSSHPTWAWDHRAAHQLPSQGTGSLESMVYPPPGASHPSTGLSSSTGYSSEHPQGTAGRRTPLGAVGLGGFYFQQQPQPQSSAASLSDENRPDHERPGVSRLNCSPSKTKTTRQGKSVRLNINARERRRMHDLNDALDELRSVIPYAHSPSVRKLSKIATLLLAKNYILMQGNALEELRRVIAVLQSPHAHTTALPPTPASYDLLHGFPGKLFQGVQGVVQGTGTVNVSTSNSSQAVSAGGGLVDSGGGSGEST; encoded by the exons atgagATCTTACGACGGTGAAAGCAGCTCGGGTGACGAAGACGATCGCAGGGAGGGTGGTCCTCACGATGCTCACATTCAACAAGGCACCTGGCAACGGTCTTCGTCCCATCCAACATGGGCGTGGGATCATCGAGCCGct CACCAACTGCCGTCTCAGGGAACAGGGTCACTTGAGTCGATGGTATACCCGCCCCCCGGAGCCTCGCATCCAAGTACAGGGCTATCCTCGTCGACAGGCTATTCATCGGAACACCCGCAGGGAACAGCGGGTCGACGAACACCCCTGGGAGCTGTAGGTCTCGGTGGATTTTACTTCCAACAACAGCCGCAGCCGCAGTCATCTGCGGCCAGTTTGTCCGACGAGAATAGACCCGACCACGAAAG ACCTGGTGTATCGCGGCTGAATTGCAGTCCCTCGAAAACCAAAACAACAAGACAGGGGAAAAGCGTACGTCTGAACATAAACGCGAGAGAACGCCGCAGGATGCATGACCTGAATGACGCCCTGGACGAACTTCGTTCCGTTATACCATATGCTCACAGTCCATCCGTGAGAAAGCTATCGAAAATCGCTACCCTgcttttggcaaaaaattacaTACTCATGCAAG GCAACGCTCTTGAGGAACTGAGACGTGTCATTGCTGTTCTCCAGTCGCCGCATGCGCACACAACCGCCTTACCACCAACCCCTGCATCCTACGATCTTTTGCACGGTTTTCCGGGAAAACTGTTCCAGGGAGTTCAAGGCGTGGTTCAAGGAACCGGTACGGTGAACGTTTCCACGTCGAACTCTTCTCAAGCAGTAAGTGCTGGCGGTGGGCTGGTGGACAGTGGCGGCGGGAGCGGCGAATCGACGTAG